AAGAAAGGATGTTTTTTCAGGAAAATTTGACCCAACAATTTCTGAAAACTTTTTAAAGAGAGTAGAAGAGATAAAAAAAGAAAATCCATTTCCAAAGAAAACAACAAAAAGAAGACAAGAAGAAAGAAGTGCTGAAAAAGGAAAAAATTCAAATTATTCTAGAAAATCAGGTAAATATAAAAAGAAAAAATCTAAAAAGAAAAATAAAAAAAGAAAATAGAATATATTAGATTTAATGGGGTTTATATATTAATAAAATTAATCAAGTTTAAGATCAAATGTTTTTTAAATGATTTAATAAGAATAATAAATTATAAAATTGATTATTATGAATATTTATGTAAAAGATGAAGAAATAGCTACTAAAAACATTGTTCCTCAAAAAAGAGTATATGGTGAACAGCTATTTGAGGAAAATGGGGAAGAATTTAGATTTTGGAATCCAAATCGTTCAAAATTAGCAGCAGCTTTCTTAAATGGTCTTGAAAAATTGGAAATATCTCAAGATTGGAAAGTTTTATATCTTGGGGCATCAACTGGAACTACTGTTTCTCATATTTCTGATATAGCTAAAGATGGACTTATTTACGCTGTAGAATTCTCACCAGTCAGTATGAGAAAGTTAGTAAGATTATGTGAAATTCGACCAAACATAGCTCCAATATTAGCTGATGCCACTAAACCAAAGAAATATATGGATTTACTTGAAAAAGTGGACTTTGTCTATTGTGATGTGGCTCAACCAAATCAAACTAATGCATTTATAGATAATATCAATCTATTTTTGAAAGATGTTGGTTTAGCTATGATTATGATTAAATCTAGAAGTATTGATGTTAATCAAAAACCCCAAAAGATATTTAAACAAGAAGAAAAGAAACTAAAAGAAAAAGGATTTTCTATTGTTGAAAAAGTTAAACTTGAACCTTATGAAAAGGATCATATTTGTTTTTTAGTTAAAAAGAATTTTTGATTTAAAAAGAGTTTATTTTAATTATTTTAATTATTTTATATTATTTTAGTTATTTTAGTTATTTTAGCTATTTATATATTTTATATTATTTTATATTAATTTTTTATACCTTTAAATATTAAATAGATAAAATTAACTTATAAAATTATTATTTCCTACTATATTAAATTCTTTTTTTCAATTATAAGTAAAAGATTCAGTATTATTGTATAAACTGATTATGTAATACAATACTTATCACTTATAATGTTTAGTTTTATAATGATTATTTGATATAATATATAAAAAAATTCTAATTGTTAATATAAACTATTAATTAATATATATTAATATTAATAGCTAAAAATGATAGTTATATAGGAAACGAACACAAAATATAGGAAAAATATTTTTTGAAAAATTGAAAAAAATTATTACTAAAGAAAGCTTTTTATACTAGTAAAACTATACATATACTTGCTAATGCAATATAAGGAAAAAGTTCGCACCATGTCCTCTGGGAACTTTCACACTCATATACACTCCACATTGGTAAATACCCGGGGGATTGAACTTATTCTTTGAAAATAACTATTTTTCTCATATAATCTTTCTGAATTTCTCTATTTTTGTTTAATATCTCTGATTTTTAATGATAAATAATTATTAATTAATTATATAAAAAATCCTCAAAAAAGTATTACTTTTTCAGCTAATGAAATAGGTTAAATTCTCTATTCTTTATTTGAGTAATATTTAATCCTATCTTTAATATTATTTAAATTATATAAAAATTATATAAAAATTATATAAAAAATATATTAAAATTTAATATCATGATTATATAAACTAAAGTTAATGTTGATTTATATTAGTTCAATAAAGAATAAAAAATTTGCAGTGAAATCATTTTTAAATTATAATTATAGAATGAATTGATAAAATGAAGTGGAAAAAAATAGGTAAGATTCTATTGATTGATGAAAATTTAGAACATGATTATTCTGGAAAGTTTGATGATTTATTAGGGGAACATAATGTAGATACAATAGCTAAAATCGAAAGTATTAATGGAAAAATGAGACAACCATCAATAAAAGTTTTAGCAGGGGACAAATCAACGGAAACCATTCATAAAGAAAATAGTTGCCTTTTTAAACTAGATTTAGCTAAAGTAATGTGGTCAAAAGGTAATACTACTGAGAGAATGAGGATAGCTAACCTTGTTCAAGAAAATGAAATTGTTGTTGATATGTTTGCTGGAATTGGATACTTTTCAATACCCATAGCAAAAAAATCTTCTTTAAAAAAGATTTATTCCATTGAAATCAATCCTGATTCTTATTATTATCTTAAAGAAAATATAAAATTAAATAAAATCAATGAAAAATCAAACAAAACTAAAGGATATGACGTTATGGAAACTATTCTTGGTGATTCTAATGAGATTGTCAGAGATTTGTCTGCAGACAGAATTATAATGGGTTATGTTAAAACAACTCATGAATTTTTGAATTCAGCTATTGAATCTTTAAATCCAGAGGGTATTATACATTATCATGAGACAGTTCCTGAAAAATTAATGTTAACTCGTCCAATAAACAGAATAGAAGAATCAGCTAATAATCGAGAGGTTGAAATATTAAACAATCGAATTATAAAAAGATATTCTCCTGGCGTAGTTCATACAGTTGTTGATGCAAAAATATATTGAAATATATACATTATATCTCAATTTATTATTTTTTATTTTTAGATACTTTTAAATGATTATTGGTACAAATATTATTTTGATAATTTTATTATTTATTATAAATCTAATATGTGAAATTCTTATAATATAATAATTCTTATAATATAATATTAATAATATAAAAATTTAATTTCGATATAGTATCTTGATAAAAAATATATTTTTGATAAAATATATTTGATAAAAAATGATATTTTTATAATATTTTTATAAATATATAAATATATTATAGGATGTTAAAGATTATAAGATGTTAGTAGAAAATATAATGAAAATAAAAACATAAGATGAAAAATGGTTAAGATGATAAAAATATATTTAATAATATATTTAATATTAAATATATTTTGATATATTTAATATACAAAACATCTTTGGGTTGATTAAACTTTCACAGTATTTTCAATCTATTAAAACAGTATTAAACGTTCATATAGTTATTATATTCTGTGGTGTTATAGTTGGCAGTTTGTTTCCCAGATACTCAAGATAACGCACCTAAAGTCCAAGTACATTTAACTAGAGTTGGAGTTAAAGGCGTTAAAAAATTATTGAAAATTGAAAGAGGTCAAAAAAGACCTATAGTTCTTATTCCTACATTTGACGCATTTGTTGATCTTCCTAGTGATCAAAGAGGCATTCACATGTCTAGAAGTCCTGAAGCTATTAGTGAGGTCGTAGAAGAGGCTGTAAATAAAACTTCTATTGAAATTGAATCATTGTGTGCAGAAATTGTCAAAACAATGATGGAAAAACATAAATATGCTAAAATGGCTGAAGTAAGAATGATTAGTGACTTCATGTTTTTGAAAAAGTCCCCTGTTACTAAAAATAGTACTCAAGAAATGACTAAACTTGTAGCTAAAGCTATAGGTTATAGGGATGAGGGTGAAATCAAAATCCGTAAAAGTATTGGTGCTGAGGTCATTGGTATGACTGTCTGTCCTTGTGCACAAGAATCTGTAATGGAAGCGGATAGAGTCAAATTATTAGAGTTTTTAGATGAAGAAACAACTCAAAAAGTGATTGACACGGTTACTTTTGCCTCTCATAATCAGAGAGGTATTGGAACTGTAATAATTGAAGTTCCTGAGGATCATACTGTTCGAGCAGAGGATATAATTCAAATTATTGAAGATTCTATGAGTTCTCCTGTTTGTGAACTTCTTAAAAGACCTGATGAGAACGCAATAGTAATGCAGGCACATAAAAAGCCTGGTTTTGTAGAAGACTGTGTTAGGAACATGGTTGAAAAAATTATTCAAAACTATTCACATCTCCCAGACGACACATTAGTCACTGTTCGTCAAGTAAATGAGGAAAGTATTCATAGGCATAATGCATTTGCTGAGAAGATAGCTACTATGAGCGAACTAAAAGGCGAAATTCAAGATACTTAGTATTTTTGATACTTAGTATTTTTTATATAAATTTTATATAAATTAACTATAAATTAACTATAATTAGTTATAAATTAGTTATAAATTAATTATAAACTAATTATAATTTAACTATAATTATTAAAATACAAATCATTATAATTATATCTAATATTTTTTTTATTAGATTATTTCGTATTGTTATTTTCTTAATTTAAGATTTCTTAATTTAAATTTTCTTGATTTAAAATTTATTTATTTGCATATTTTAAATACAATTTATTAAATACATTATATTTGACACATTTATATTAATACAATAATAATAAATAAGCAGTGATTTCATGGTAAAATTACATAAAATTGCAGGACAGGTAATGGGCTTTTTTGAAGCTTTTGATGGTTCTAGAGCGGCTTTAGATACTGAAAGAATTCTCATTGTTAGAGGGAGATCATCAAAAAATATACCTAATGATGAATTAGAAAGTCAATTAGAAGAATTAAAAGATATTCTTCAAGGGAATGAGATTAATGTTGTTTCAGATGAAGCGGGTAAACTCATAAATAGAATGGATGAACAAATAAGGTCTACAGTTTCTGTTCAAGGGGAAACTGATTCTAATGGTATTATGAGGATGACTAAATCATTAGAAGCTATGAATGTTTTTGTAAAGTTTAAACTGATGAATTTAGCGCATGCTGCAGTTTTTGTTGTTGCTTGGAAAGACAAAGCAGATGTAGGTCCTGTATTTGTCGAAGTTGTAGTTTCTGATGATGAAAAAGAATAATTTAAATTATAAATTTCATTATTTTCATTATTTTCATAATTATTATAAATTTATAACTTTATCATTTTCATTGTTTAATTGATCTATGTTTAATTAATTTCATTACTCAATTAATTTAATTAATTTAACTAATTTAATTGTTTTCAATATTAATTTGTTAAAAATAATTGTTTTCTTAATTTAATGTTATATATTTCATTTAATTCATATTATATTCTATAATTAATTGAATATTCATTTTTTATTATTTAGGGGTTATTATCATGTTAATTTCTGATATTTCTGAAAATAGATTAAAAAAAGGAAATCTAAAAAAAGAAGAGATCATATCTCTTTTAAATGCAGAAAAAAATGATATCAATAGATTGATGTCTTTAGCTAATTCTAAAAGAGAAAATAATTTTATTACTTATTCTAAAAATATTTTTATACCTTTAACTGAAATATGTAGGAATTCTTGTGGTTATTGTACTTTTAAAAAAGAATCAAATGACCCTGAAGCTATTATTTTAAAAAATAAAAAAGATATAATTGATGAGCTGAAATTTTCAGAACAATATGATTGTAAAGAAGCACTATTTACTTTCGGTGAACAAGCTGATGAAAAGGAAATTGTAAAATCTGCTTTGATGGAAAAAGGATTCTCATCTATGGTTGAATATCATTATGATATATGCCAAACAACTTTAGATCAAACAGATTTGTTGCCCCATACTAATGCTGGTGTTTTAAGTTATGAGGATATGAAAACTTTAAAAGAAGTTAATGTATCTATGGGAATGATGCTTGAAAATTCATCTCCTCGTCTTAGATTAATGGAGGCTCATAAAAATAGTCCTGGAAAAGATCCCAATCTTAGAATTAAAACTATAGCTGATGCAGGTAAATTAAAGATTCCATTTACTACTGGAATTTTAATAGGGATTGGTGAAACAAAAGAAGAAATAGCTGATTCTTTACTTACTATTAAAAACTTACATGATAAATATGGTCATATTCAAGAGATAATTATTCAAAATTTCAGATCTAAACCAGGTATTCCAATGGAAAATAATCCCGAACCTTCTATTTTAGACATGATTAGGACTGTTTCAGTAGCTAAACTATTATTTTCAGATGTTTCTATTCAAGTTCCTCCAAATCTTAATCATGAAACTAATCAAATTTTTTTATTGTGTGGAGCTGATGATTGGGGTGGAATTTCTCCTGTAAGTAAAGATTATGTGAATCCTGAAGCTCCTTGGCCTGAAATTGAATATATGGATAATTTAACTCGCGATACTGGGCTTGATTTAAAAGAAAGGTTAGCTATTTATGATAAATATATTAACAATGATTTCTTAAATGAAGATATTTTAAATAAAACTATAAAATTAAAAAATAAGCTTGAATAAAATATCAGCTTTGGATAATTTTAAATAGATTATCAACATCAAAAGGTTGTTTTGAATTATAAGTGATTTGATGGCAGTTATAAATAAAGAAGAATTTAATAATAAGATATTTTCAAGAATAGAAAAATTAATAGCTGATTATAATCTTATTGAAAATGGAGATAATGTCGCTATAGCTTTATCTGGAGGTAAAGACAGTGTTCTTACTTTACATGCTTTAGCTAATTATCAAAATAATGGTCATAAAACTTATCAAAACAATAAAGATTCTAATGATTCTAAAAATGAAGATTTTGATTTTAATTTAACAGCTATCTCTGTAGATGAAGGAATTGAAGGATATCGTCAACATGGGATTGAAGCAGCTGTATCTAATGCAGAAAAACTCGGAATAAAACTTATTCAAAAATCTTTTAAAGATGAACTTGATTTTACATTAGATAATAGTTATCATCATTTTAAAAGTGCTTGTATTCCTTGTGGAGTATTTAGGAGAAATATTCTTAATAAATCTGCTTATAAAATTGGTGCAAATAAATTAGCTACTGGTCATAACCTTGATGATGAAATTCAATCTTTTTTAATGAGTTTTGCCCGGGCAGACACATTAAAATTTTCAAAATTTGGTCCAATGTTGGATACAATTCACCCAAAACTTATTCCTAGAATTAAACCTCTTTGGAATACCCCAGAAAAAGATGTTGGAACTTGGGCAGTTATGAACAATATCAATATTCATTTAGATGAATGTCCATATTCAAGTTTGTCACTTAGAGGAAAAACAAAGGAATTTTTAAATAAAAATGAATCAAAATATCCAGGTACAAAAGAAAATATTATGGAATCTTTTAAAAAAACAATTTTAGAAGTTAAATCCTCCAATACTAATGTTAATGAATGTGAAAGATGTGGAGAACCTAGTTCTAGAGTTGTTTGTATGGCTTGTGAAATGGAAAATATTATTAAAAATGGTAATTAGGTTTTGTTTTCTTCTTATTCTTTATTATCCTTATTATTATCTTTAATTACTCTTTTCCTGCTTATTAGTCTTTATTATTCTTAATTATTCTTTTTAATTATTTTTTCTCTCTTATTATTCTGTTTATTCTTCTTTTTCTTCAATTTCTTCTTCAGTTTCTTCTATTATTTCATTTTTTCTAACTAAAACTTTATCAATATGGTGACCATCCATATCAACAATTTCAAAATCAAAGTTCTCCCAACTAAATTCTTCGCCTGTTTCTGGGATTTTATTAAGATAACTTAGAATAAAACCAGCTAAAGTAGTAAAATTATCTTCTTTTTCATCA
This genomic stretch from Methanobrevibacter sp. TMH8 harbors:
- a CDS encoding class I SAM-dependent methyltransferase family protein; the protein is MKWKKIGKILLIDENLEHDYSGKFDDLLGEHNVDTIAKIESINGKMRQPSIKVLAGDKSTETIHKENSCLFKLDLAKVMWSKGNTTERMRIANLVQENEIVVDMFAGIGYFSIPIAKKSSLKKIYSIEINPDSYYYLKENIKLNKINEKSNKTKGYDVMETILGDSNEIVRDLSADRIIMGYVKTTHEFLNSAIESLNPEGIIHYHETVPEKLMLTRPINRIEESANNREVEILNNRIIKRYSPGVVHTVVDAKIY
- the mptA gene encoding GTP cyclohydrolase MptA, with translation MAVCFPDTQDNAPKVQVHLTRVGVKGVKKLLKIERGQKRPIVLIPTFDAFVDLPSDQRGIHMSRSPEAISEVVEEAVNKTSIEIESLCAEIVKTMMEKHKYAKMAEVRMISDFMFLKKSPVTKNSTQEMTKLVAKAIGYRDEGEIKIRKSIGAEVIGMTVCPCAQESVMEADRVKLLEFLDEETTQKVIDTVTFASHNQRGIGTVIIEVPEDHTVRAEDIIQIIEDSMSSPVCELLKRPDENAIVMQAHKKPGFVEDCVRNMVEKIIQNYSHLPDDTLVTVRQVNEESIHRHNAFAEKIATMSELKGEIQDT
- a CDS encoding DUF2120 family protein, encoding MVKLHKIAGQVMGFFEAFDGSRAALDTERILIVRGRSSKNIPNDELESQLEELKDILQGNEINVVSDEAGKLINRMDEQIRSTVSVQGETDSNGIMRMTKSLEAMNVFVKFKLMNLAHAAVFVVAWKDKADVGPVFVEVVVSDDEKE
- the cofG gene encoding 7,8-didemethyl-8-hydroxy-5-deazariboflavin synthase subunit CofG — protein: MLISDISENRLKKGNLKKEEIISLLNAEKNDINRLMSLANSKRENNFITYSKNIFIPLTEICRNSCGYCTFKKESNDPEAIILKNKKDIIDELKFSEQYDCKEALFTFGEQADEKEIVKSALMEKGFSSMVEYHYDICQTTLDQTDLLPHTNAGVLSYEDMKTLKEVNVSMGMMLENSSPRLRLMEAHKNSPGKDPNLRIKTIADAGKLKIPFTTGILIGIGETKEEIADSLLTIKNLHDKYGHIQEIIIQNFRSKPGIPMENNPEPSILDMIRTVSVAKLLFSDVSIQVPPNLNHETNQIFLLCGADDWGGISPVSKDYVNPEAPWPEIEYMDNLTRDTGLDLKERLAIYDKYINNDFLNEDILNKTIKLKNKLE
- a CDS encoding fibrillarin-like rRNA/tRNA 2'-O-methyltransferase, whose protein sequence is MNIYVKDEEIATKNIVPQKRVYGEQLFEENGEEFRFWNPNRSKLAAAFLNGLEKLEISQDWKVLYLGASTGTTVSHISDIAKDGLIYAVEFSPVSMRKLVRLCEIRPNIAPILADATKPKKYMDLLEKVDFVYCDVAQPNQTNAFIDNINLFLKDVGLAMIMIKSRSIDVNQKPQKIFKQEEKKLKEKGFSIVEKVKLEPYEKDHICFLVKKNF
- a CDS encoding TIGR00269 family protein — its product is MAVINKEEFNNKIFSRIEKLIADYNLIENGDNVAIALSGGKDSVLTLHALANYQNNGHKTYQNNKDSNDSKNEDFDFNLTAISVDEGIEGYRQHGIEAAVSNAEKLGIKLIQKSFKDELDFTLDNSYHHFKSACIPCGVFRRNILNKSAYKIGANKLATGHNLDDEIQSFLMSFARADTLKFSKFGPMLDTIHPKLIPRIKPLWNTPEKDVGTWAVMNNINIHLDECPYSSLSLRGKTKEFLNKNESKYPGTKENIMESFKKTILEVKSSNTNVNECERCGEPSSRVVCMACEMENIIKNGN